A single region of the Anomaloglossus baeobatrachus isolate aAnoBae1 chromosome 2, aAnoBae1.hap1, whole genome shotgun sequence genome encodes:
- the PCDH20 gene encoding protocadherin-20: MGQQASPARTSLSHVQHFLFLCLIVPLTGPTISSASYSTASELLYMLHEGLPKGILIGNIVRDLQLGLVTDPPLSFSLASKGLSGKYVTLDNSTGELYTSAEELDREALCPQNPGVQECVLLLDIIILPQEYFKLIKVKIAVIDVNDNAPVFPVVQIYITVPENAPVNTRLVIEHPAYDPDGGLNGVQTYRLVDYYGVFTLDVEENESGERTPYLIIMGTLDREVKSEYKTIIIAEDGGNPPLVGSATLSILISDVNDNCPQFSESTVNVTIPGNSSVGMKVTKVQAVDIDLGSNAIITYAFSERVPQSSKELFSLDENTGVIKLFKKVDGNTIQQHKLTILGNGPGCIPAVINVFISITKVALRPPEVVPRYIANEENGIVYLKELEPVNSPIAFFTIKDPDGKYKVNCYLEGGGPFRLSAYKTYTNEYLLETANTLDYETKRIYNISVVALSLDGSKVRKPIQVHILDENDNSPVFTQPTIEVTIEENNRPNAFLAKLHATDADSGERGEVSYFLGSDAPAYFLLDKQTGILTVTTMLDREEKEKYRFTVKARDSGHPPRESIATVHITILDKNDNSPRFISKDFSFFVPENFPGFGEIGVISVTDADSGQNGWVALSIVNGSDIFVIDTGKGLMRAKVSLDREQQSSYTLWVEATDGGDPTLSSTAKITILLLDVNDNPPMVLFPQSNMSYLLVLPSTLPGSPVTEVYAVDKDTGMNAVIAYSIIGRRGPRPESFRIDSKTGNITLEEALMRDDYGLYRLLVKVTDHGYPEPLFSTVMVNLFVNDTVSNESYIENLLRKDPDINVEEKEPQIAIEPTHRKIEADSCVPTLVTLSIFCLGSVILVTLMAMYICLRKGKKDHRINENLEVQIPLNGKMDFHLLDKKPIEISNI, translated from the exons ATGGGGCAGCAAGCCAGTCCAGCCAGGACCAGTCTAAGCCATGTACAG CACTTTTTGTTCCTCTGCCTGATTGTTCCCTTGACTGGACCCACAATTAGTTCAGCAAGTTACAGCACAGCTTCTGAATTGCTTTACATGCTCCACGAAGGATTACCCAAGGGGATTCTCATTGGAAACATTGTGCGTGATCTGCAGCTGGGTCTGGTAACTGACCCCCCTCTTTCATTCAGCCTGGCATCTAAAGGGCTAAGTGGGAAGTATGTGACACTAGATAACAGCACGGGGGAGCTGTACACATCAGCAGAGGAGCTGGACAGAGAAGCTCTTTGCCCACAGAACCCTGGTGTTCAAGAATGTGTCCTCCTTCTTGATATAATCATTTTGCCACAGGAATATTTTAAGCTCATCAAAGTAAAGATTGCCGTCATTGATGTGAATGATAATGCTCCTGTGTTTCCAGTAGTACAGATTTATATTACTGTCCCAGAGAATGCTCCTGTTAACACCAGACTGGTTATAGAGCATCCTGCTTATGACCCCGATGGAGGACTGAATGGGGTCCAGACCTACAGGTTAGTGGACTACTATGGTGTTTTTACATTAGATGTGGAAGAGAATGAGAGTGGGGAAAGGACACCTTACCTAATAATAATGGGGACCTTGGACAGAGAGGTCAAGTCTGAATACAAAACTATAATTATTGCTGAAGATGGCGGCAACCCACCCCTTGTAGGATCTGCTACACTTTCTATTCTCATTAGTGATGTCAATGATAATTGTCCACAGTTCAGTGAATCTACTGTTAATGTGACTATTCCTGGAAATTCAAGCGTTGGTATGAAAGTAACCAAGGTACAAGCTGTGGACATTGATCTTGGTAGCAATGCAATAATCACGTATGCCTTCAGCGAACGTGTTCCACAGTCCTCAAAAGAACTTTTCTCTTTGGATGAAAATACAGGAGTGATAAAACTTTTCAAAAAGGTAGATGGCAACACCATTCAACAACATAAACTAACTATACTTGGCAATGGCCCAGGCTGCATCCCAGCTGTCATAAACGTGTTTATTTCCATTACTAAAGTGGCACTCCGACCACCAGAGGTTGTACCCCGCTATATCGCAAATGAAGAAAATGGAATTGTCTATTTAAAGGAGTTGGAACCTGTTAATTCTCCCATTGCATTTTTTACAATCAAAGATCCTGATGGCAAGTATAAGGTGAATTGTTATTTAGAAGGAGGAGGACCTTTTCGACTTTCTGCATACAAAACCTACACAAATGAATATTTGCTTGAGACTGCAAATACTTTAGATTATGAAACAAAACGAATATATAACATTTCCGTGGTTGCACTTAGTTTGGATGGGTCTAAAGTTAGGAAACCAATTCAAGTGCATATTCTTGATGAGAATGACAATTCACCTGTTTTCACACAACCCACAATAGAAGTTACAATTGAAGAAAACAACCGACCTAATGCTTTTTTAGCCAAGCTACATGCCACTGATGCTGACAGTGGAGAAAGGGGTGAAGTCTCCTACTTTTTGGGATCTGATGCACCTGCATATTTTCTTCTTGATAAGCAAACTGGGATTCTTACAGTTACAACTATGCTAGATCGAGAGGAAAAGGAGAAATACAGGTTCACTGTTAAAGCAAGAGATTCTGGCCATCCTCCAAGAGAATCCATAGCCACTGTTCATATTACAATTCTAGACAAAAACGACAATAGCCCTCGTTTCATCAGCAAAGATTTCAGTTTTTTTGTTCCTGAGAACTTTCCGGGCTTTGGTGAAATTGGAGTAATTAGCGTCACAGATGCTGACTCTGGACAGAATGGCTGGGTAGCACTTTCTATAGTGAATGGCAGTGACATTTTTGTCATCGACACTGGCAAAGGACTTATGAGAGCAAAGGTTTCACTGGATAGAGAACAACAGAGTTCTTATACTCTTTGGGTCGAAGCTACTGATGGAGGTGACCCTACTTTGTCTTCTACAGCTAAAATAACCATATTACTTTTGGATGTTAATGACAACCCCCCAATGGTTTTATTCCCACAATCCAATATGTCATATCTCCTAGTCCTTCCTTCAACTTTGCCTGGTTCTCCTGTTACTGAAGTCTATGCTGTTGATAAAGACACAGGGATGAATGCAGTCATAGCATACAGTATTATAGGAAGGAGGGGACCTAGACCGGAATCTTTTAGGATAGATTCCAAAACAGGAAACATAACCTTAGAGGAGGCCTTAATGAGGGATGACTATGGCTTATATAGATTATTAGTTAAAGTAACAGACCATGGTTATCCAGAACCGCTTTTCTCCACAGTTATGGTCAATTTGTTTGTCAATGATACTGTAAGCAATGAGAGCTACATTGAGAATTTGTTAAGGAAAGATCCTGATATCAATGTAGAAGAGAAGGAACCACAAATAGCAATTGAGCCTACTCATAGAAAGATTGAAGCAGATTCCTGCGTCCCTACACTGGTCACTCTTTCAATATTCTGTTTGGGATCTGTTATTCTTGTCACCCTGATGGCAATGTATATTTGCttgagaaaaggaaagaaagatcaTAGAATAAATGAAAACTTGGAAGTTCAAATTCCACTAAATGGCAAAATGGACTTCCATTTACTCGATAAAAAGCCAATTGAGATTTCTAacatttga